A genomic window from Candidatus Denitrolinea symbiosum includes:
- a CDS encoding peptidase M4 family: MDCPSPILCVIPPYMLHEIARNGSASQRNIAVQTLIVSERVRGQRRAFRELKAYLAATLSAAGGKHRTVYDARNGSQLPGVKVRGEDDPPSADPAVNEAYDGSGLTYDLYFNAYGRDSIDNNGLPLNSTVHYQKGYDNAFWDGQQMVYGDGDEDLPANERLFNRFTACLDVIGHELTHGVTQHEANLAYFTQSGALNESFSDVFGSLVKQRQRGQTAAQADWIIGEGLFTPNVNGAGIRSMKAPGTAYDDPVLGKDPQPAHMKDYVNTLEDNGGVHINSGIPNRAFYIAAMEIGGFAWEKTGRIWYKTLTDKLRSTSDFQNAADLTFEAAGELFGVNGLEQAAVKKGWAEVGIAVGGSGGGGCLNAVLGFFGLQLRAG; the protein is encoded by the coding sequence ATGGACTGTCCTTCCCCCATCCTTTGCGTCATTCCCCCATATATGCTGCACGAGATCGCGCGAAACGGCTCGGCATCCCAACGCAACATAGCCGTCCAAACCCTGATCGTGTCGGAACGCGTCCGCGGCCAGCGGCGGGCTTTTCGGGAACTGAAAGCATACCTGGCGGCAACCCTGTCCGCGGCGGGCGGCAAACACCGCACCGTGTACGACGCCCGGAACGGCTCGCAACTGCCCGGGGTCAAAGTGCGCGGCGAGGACGATCCGCCCTCCGCCGACCCGGCGGTGAACGAAGCCTACGACGGTTCAGGTTTAACCTACGACCTGTACTTCAACGCCTATGGGCGGGATTCCATTGACAACAACGGCCTGCCGCTCAACTCCACCGTCCACTACCAAAAGGGCTACGACAACGCCTTTTGGGACGGCCAGCAAATGGTCTACGGCGACGGCGACGAGGATCTGCCCGCCAACGAGCGGCTGTTCAACCGCTTCACCGCCTGCCTCGACGTGATCGGTCACGAGTTGACGCACGGCGTCACCCAACACGAGGCCAACCTGGCCTACTTCACCCAATCGGGCGCGCTGAACGAATCCTTCTCCGACGTGTTCGGGTCGCTGGTCAAACAGCGGCAGCGCGGCCAGACCGCCGCCCAAGCCGACTGGATCATCGGCGAGGGGCTGTTCACTCCCAACGTCAACGGGGCCGGCATCCGCTCGATGAAAGCGCCGGGGACGGCCTACGACGATCCCGTGCTGGGCAAAGACCCGCAGCCCGCGCACATGAAAGACTACGTCAACACCCTCGAGGACAACGGCGGCGTCCACATCAACTCCGGCATCCCCAACCGCGCCTTCTACATCGCCGCCATGGAGATCGGCGGCTTCGCCTGGGAAAAAACGGGACGCATCTGGTACAAGACGCTGACCGACAAACTGCGCTCTACTTCAGACTTCCAAAACGCGGCCGACCTGACCTTCGAGGCGGCGGGCGAACTATTCGGCGTCAACGGTCTCGAACAGGCCGCGGTGAAAAAAGGCTGGGCGGAAGTCGGGATCGCCGTCGGCGGGTCGGGAGGCGGCGGATGCCTGAACGCCGTCCTGGGATTCTTCGGATTGCAACTCCGCGCCGGGTGA
- a CDS encoding response regulator, whose product MGNHILYIEDNPDNMLLVQRALEARGYKLLKAINGLTGVALAESEDVDLVLLDINLPDIDGYEVARRLRASAKHALTYVPIIAITANALKGDAEKALEAGCDVYMSKPINIRELWARVEAFVPAPE is encoded by the coding sequence ATGGGAAATCATATTCTATACATCGAAGACAACCCCGACAATATGCTGCTCGTCCAGCGCGCGCTGGAAGCGCGCGGCTATAAATTATTGAAGGCCATAAACGGATTGACGGGCGTCGCCCTGGCTGAAAGCGAGGATGTGGACCTGGTCCTGCTCGACATCAACCTGCCCGACATAGACGGCTACGAGGTGGCGCGCCGCCTCCGCGCCAGCGCCAAGCACGCGCTGACGTACGTGCCGATCATCGCCATCACCGCCAACGCCCTGAAAGGCGACGCGGAAAAGGCGCTCGAGGCCGGCTGCGACGTGTACATGTCCAAGCCCATCAACATCCGCGAGTTGTGGGCGCGGGTGGAAGCCTTCGTCCCCGCGCCGGAATAA
- a CDS encoding pyridoxal-phosphate dependent enzyme — MSFPKFLECNLCGARQPYEPLVPAVCAQCGAQWLDARYDYDSFKRELLRGLPNRPANLWRYQDILPLKDASRLDLYPAGGTPLWLSGRFAPQLGADSVFIKDERYGPTSSFKDRQAAVAVAAMSEKGIREAVIASTGNAAVAYAAACARAGIKLWVFMTSLVPQEKLREAALFGAEVIRVSGNYDQTKQIAAQFAQRRNLLLDRGASSIPAKEAMKTIAYEIVEQLGWQAPDWYVQAVSGGLGPLGVYQGFKEMLQMGLIDRVPKLAIIQAEGCAPMARAFKEGRDAAEPVIPDTRIIILSTGDPGKAYTYLWTLTRQYGGVMESVTDHEAYSAMQSLAKSEGMAVEPATAVAFAGLEKLLKNGTIRPDERVVVNCSGHTFPVEKHVLGEQFAVDVHLSEDQSPAPREGLQAALENLNEKTTTVLLIDDNPDDALLIRRLLEARKTYRVFHAQDGWEGLALARQKLPDLIVSDLMMPGVDGFGLVEELKLDPRTRDIPVVVVSAKDITADERERLSGHIEAVYQKGSLPTRKFVDQVIQVIAEKGAEQGE; from the coding sequence ATGTCGTTTCCGAAATTCCTCGAGTGCAACCTCTGCGGGGCGCGCCAGCCCTATGAACCGCTCGTCCCAGCCGTCTGCGCCCAATGCGGCGCGCAGTGGCTCGACGCTCGCTACGACTACGACTCCTTCAAACGCGAACTGCTGCGCGGACTCCCCAACCGTCCCGCCAACCTGTGGCGTTACCAGGACATCCTCCCGCTCAAAGACGCCTCCCGCCTCGACCTCTACCCCGCCGGTGGGACTCCCCTCTGGCTATCGGGACGCTTCGCCCCCCAACTCGGAGCGGACTCTGTTTTCATCAAGGACGAACGCTACGGCCCGACCTCCTCTTTCAAAGACAGGCAGGCGGCGGTGGCGGTGGCCGCCATGAGCGAGAAAGGCATCCGCGAGGCGGTCATCGCCTCCACGGGGAACGCGGCGGTGGCCTACGCGGCCGCCTGCGCGCGGGCGGGCATCAAACTCTGGGTCTTTATGACCAGCCTCGTCCCGCAGGAAAAACTGCGCGAGGCCGCGCTCTTCGGCGCGGAGGTCATCCGCGTCAGCGGCAACTACGACCAGACCAAGCAGATCGCCGCGCAGTTCGCCCAGCGGCGCAACCTGCTGCTCGACCGCGGCGCGAGTTCCATCCCCGCCAAAGAAGCGATGAAGACCATCGCCTACGAGATCGTCGAACAACTCGGCTGGCAAGCCCCCGATTGGTACGTCCAGGCCGTGAGCGGCGGACTCGGCCCGCTGGGCGTCTATCAGGGATTCAAAGAAATGCTCCAGATGGGACTGATCGACCGCGTCCCCAAACTGGCGATCATCCAGGCCGAGGGCTGCGCGCCGATGGCGCGCGCCTTCAAAGAGGGCAGGGACGCCGCCGAGCCGGTCATCCCCGACACGCGCATCATCATCCTGTCCACCGGCGACCCGGGCAAAGCCTATACCTATTTGTGGACGCTCACCCGTCAATACGGCGGCGTGATGGAATCGGTGACGGACCACGAGGCCTACTCCGCCATGCAGTCGCTCGCCAAAAGCGAGGGAATGGCCGTGGAGCCTGCGACGGCGGTCGCGTTCGCGGGTCTGGAAAAACTGCTGAAGAACGGGACCATCCGCCCGGACGAGCGCGTCGTCGTCAATTGCAGCGGTCACACCTTCCCCGTCGAAAAGCACGTGCTGGGCGAACAGTTCGCGGTGGACGTCCACCTGAGCGAAGACCAGTCTCCCGCGCCGCGCGAGGGACTGCAAGCCGCGCTCGAAAACCTGAACGAAAAGACCACCACTGTGTTATTGATTGACGACAACCCCGACGACGCGCTGCTCATCCGCCGCCTGCTGGAGGCGCGCAAGACCTACCGCGTCTTCCACGCGCAGGACGGCTGGGAGGGACTGGCGCTGGCGCGGCAAAAACTCCCCGACCTGATCGTCAGCGACCTGATGATGCCCGGCGTGGACGGCTTCGGGCTGGTGGAGGAACTCAAACTCGACCCGCGTACGCGGGACATCCCCGTGGTCGTCGTCAGCGCGAAGGACATCACCGCCGACGAGCGCGAACGGCTGAGCGGTCACATCGAAGCGGTCTATCAAAAAGGCTCGCTGCCCACGCGTAAGTTCGTGGACCAGGTCATCCAGGTCATCGCGGAAAAGGGCGCGGAGCAGGGAGAGTAG
- a CDS encoding ABC transporter substrate-binding protein, BMP family: MSRKLIVLFAAFTLILAGCGGAPTASPAPAVPSPTPEAKPFRVAFITPSAVNDMAFSQGIYEALMQIQEEMGGAAKMTFVYSQGMYVLTDATAALRTYATQGYDLVIAHGSQYGDTVKEVAPEFPQTSFAWGTDSKTFGLPNVFAYEAASEQGGYVNGVLAASLTASKKIGVIGPVEVGDAKLYVDGFKAGVAATDPEIQVNVNYIGSFSDVVLASETAAGYISDGADALTGTAQMVVGPIGNASENNVLWFGTQSNQTSLAPRIVVANQVYHWEVVLREIVAKIQAGRLGGDSFTITLANGGLVMEYNPDYALPADIKTLGEKTVRGIVNGTIAIDLP, encoded by the coding sequence ATGTCGCGCAAGTTAATCGTCCTTTTCGCCGCTTTTACCCTCATCCTTGCGGGATGCGGCGGCGCGCCAACCGCCTCGCCCGCGCCCGCCGTCCCTTCCCCCACTCCCGAGGCCAAACCCTTCCGCGTCGCGTTCATCACGCCAAGCGCGGTGAACGACATGGCCTTCAGCCAGGGCATTTACGAAGCGCTGATGCAAATCCAGGAAGAAATGGGCGGCGCGGCAAAAATGACCTTCGTCTATTCACAAGGCATGTATGTGCTGACCGACGCGACCGCCGCGCTCCGCACCTACGCGACGCAAGGCTACGACCTGGTCATCGCGCACGGCTCGCAGTATGGAGACACCGTCAAAGAGGTGGCGCCCGAGTTCCCGCAAACAAGTTTCGCCTGGGGCACCGACTCCAAGACCTTTGGCCTCCCCAATGTGTTCGCGTACGAGGCCGCATCTGAACAGGGCGGATATGTCAACGGCGTCCTGGCCGCCAGCCTGACCGCCAGCAAAAAGATCGGGGTGATCGGCCCGGTGGAGGTGGGCGACGCCAAGTTATACGTGGACGGATTCAAAGCCGGCGTCGCGGCGACCGATCCCGAAATTCAGGTGAACGTGAACTATATCGGTTCATTCTCCGACGTTGTGCTGGCTTCTGAAACCGCGGCCGGATACATCTCGGACGGCGCGGACGCGCTGACCGGCACCGCCCAGATGGTAGTTGGGCCGATCGGCAACGCCAGCGAAAACAACGTCCTCTGGTTCGGCACACAGTCCAACCAGACCTCCCTGGCCCCCAGGATCGTTGTGGCAAACCAGGTTTACCACTGGGAAGTCGTGCTGAGGGAGATCGTCGCCAAGATCCAGGCCGGCAGGCTCGGCGGAGATTCCTTCACCATCACGCTCGCCAACGGCGGCCTCGTCATGGAGTACAACCCGGATTACGCCCTGCCCGCCGACATCAAGACATTGGGCGAGAAGACCGTGCGAGGCATCGTCAACGGCACGATCGCCATTGACCTGCCCTGA
- a CDS encoding molybdenum ABC transporter substrate-binding protein, with amino-acid sequence MSKTLFALFIILSLAAMVLSGCAPQPVILEVYAGDSMKKPVLEIKGLYEEQHPNVTVNCSFAASKTLEETMRAIQQGDIYIATLQDVERMKQNGLILESQPLATLTPAIIVRKGDKTVKSWDDLARDGVRISILTPELGAAGSLAKKIIGKSPLKDSIEANIIALAATPSEMTELLLKNEVDALIIWDSVAKSNPKLEAVQIPADITEILEMWIAIPSYTASEKDASAFVEFVAGAEGKQAFKNAGFSILEK; translated from the coding sequence ATGTCAAAAACGCTGTTCGCACTGTTTATCATCCTGTCTCTCGCGGCTATGGTATTGTCAGGCTGCGCCCCCCAACCGGTTATTCTTGAAGTCTATGCGGGCGATTCAATGAAAAAACCCGTGCTGGAGATCAAAGGCCTCTACGAAGAACAACATCCGAACGTCACCGTCAATTGTAGTTTTGCGGCCTCCAAAACGCTGGAAGAAACCATGCGCGCCATCCAACAGGGCGACATTTACATCGCCACCCTGCAAGACGTGGAGCGAATGAAACAGAATGGCCTGATCCTCGAAAGTCAACCGTTGGCGACCCTAACCCCCGCAATCATTGTGCGGAAGGGCGACAAAACAGTGAAATCCTGGGACGACCTGGCTAGGGATGGGGTACGCATTTCCATCCTCACCCCCGAATTGGGAGCGGCGGGCAGCCTGGCGAAAAAGATCATCGGGAAATCGCCCCTGAAAGACTCCATCGAAGCCAACATCATTGCTCTGGCCGCCACGCCAAGCGAAATGACGGAGCTGCTGTTAAAAAATGAAGTGGATGCTCTCATCATTTGGGATTCCGTCGCGAAATCCAACCCGAAACTGGAAGCCGTCCAAATCCCCGCCGACATTACCGAAATTCTGGAGATGTGGATTGCAATTCCATCCTACACCGCGTCGGAAAAGGACGCGTCGGCCTTTGTGGAATTCGTTGCCGGCGCGGAAGGAAAACAGGCGTTCAAAAACGCCGGTTTCTCCATCCTTGAAAAATAA